Part of the Camarhynchus parvulus chromosome 11, STF_HiC, whole genome shotgun sequence genome, CCTCGAAACCACAAATCCCACCGCTCGCCCACTTCCAGGAGGCCTCCgttcccagcagcacccagccctcCACACCAACACCCACCAGCACTCAGGACCATGGGCCTCCCACACAGAAAAGTGCAGGCACAGGTGAGAGGGAGCTACAGGAAGCAGAAATGGGATGGTGGCTGGTAGAGCAGGGTACATTCCTTGGCCCCAttggggctggcactgctggatgcGCAGCGTTGAGAGCTCCTGGCAAAGGCAttgctgcatttgctgctgcccttcctttGGCCTTGATTAGTGGgactggctgtgctcagggagaTCAGACACTTGGCTTCAGTAGGTAGTGCCAACCTGGAGGAGCACCTGTAGGTGTAGGAGCACCTGTAGTGCCAACCTGTAGGAGCACCTGTAGGGGAGAAGCTGGTCATGCAGGTTCATTGATCAGCAGGAAATATGTCAAAATATGGACctggaggaaagcaggaaagcttctccctgtgcagctgcctagccagcactgccagtgagGGCTGagtgtgtgctgcagctgcctttgggctggtgggagatgaCATTCCTGGGTGTGTCTGTGGTGTTCCCAGAGTGTGATGTCCCGGCGGCAGAGGCCAAGGGCAGCGGTGACTTCGAGGGGCAGCCGGCGGCGCTGGACACGCAGCTGCTGCAGTCCTCAGCCTCGCtggacagcagctctgtcctgcccagcacctctACCTCCTTTGAGCCCATCAAGCCCGAACCCACAGGAGGTGAGTATGCTGCTTGTTTTGTGTGTTGCtccaaaatcctgctgctgggggtgagggaaaggctgctgggcctggaggaaggagctgaaCTCCATTCTGCCTTTGCTGTCAGCCAGAGTCTGCAAAGGATGAGTAGGCATTGCCCTGTGAGGCTGCCAGGAAACATGGTGACAAGGTGACTGTGTCTTGTCTAgtgtcctgctgctttctgtgacATCAGTACTAGAAAATCTGCAAGGGACACCCTCATGACACACATCTCTGCTGTTACATGTGGGGTTATTCCCTTTCAATCCTTTCTGTAGAGTAAGGTCCTATTTTTGAGACTGCATGAAGTTACAGAATTTTCAGCCACCACTGAGAGCACCTTTGTAACTCGGGGAGTTTTCTGTATTAGGAGAGCTCTtgtctcccttttcctcctttgctcAGGAATACTTCATCTGTCTTTAGTGACCTTGTGTTCTTAGTGACCCTGCAGTATATATTTGGGGAGCTCCTTGATGTGCTTTAAAAAAGGTACCCTGGAGCTTTATGCTAGGAAATGGCAGGCTGGCCCAGGGAGAGAAAAGCATCTTCTAGGTAAGCCACACTGCTGGAATGTTTTGAAGCCCAACTTCCCTGCAGAAGCACTCAAGGTTAGTTTATCGTTAGAAGAAGAAATCTTACTCAAACACAGCTCACCCAGTgcttttttcacttctgctgaTGGCCTGTCTCAGAGCAGCATGAGCTGTGGAGTCATCGTGGTTGTGGAATTAGGCCTTGGATGTGCATATATCTTATCACTGTGCCTCTCCAAAGGCATGTCCCCATCCTACACAAGGTAATCAGGGCAGTGTACTGGGTGAGGTTTACAGACACAGCTGCTGACTGTGATAACATGTTCATGTCCTAGGGCTcctacaaatttattttaaagtagtGGAGCTCAAGTGTTTTGTTGCTTGTCATTGCAGCAGAAATATCTGACATGGAATGTGGGAACAGAATTTCTGGATGACTTGGGTGTGTAAGGAGCACAATAGCTTTGTGGGTGATTCTGCTGTAAAGCATTTCAGACTCTTCATGTAATGATCCAAACCATCTGGTTTGTTGTATTTGCAGTACTGGAACTTCCCAAAGAGCTGTCAGAGATGTTTGATCCAATGAGAGGTACGTTCATTCCCTGACCACAGCTTTTTTCTGTGCCCATCTATTCACAGAAAAGGGACAATTTGTTTGATTCGCTCCCTTTTGGATTATTTTGTGGATGTGGTTTTGTAAGGTGCTTGTGGTCATTGGTGGCTGCTGGCCCTCTACTAAAGAGTAGGTAGGCACTTCTAAAACTACTGGTTTCTGtatgtatttttctgtctcCATGTTTCCAGCAACCTCTGTTAGATGTTGCCTGCAGTGCACCAGCAAGGGCTTTCCTGTCCCCATGCCGACGCTAATCCATGTTCAGCCTTTCCATGCTCCTCCTTCAGCTTGTCAGCagtatggaaaagaaaaatccctgctAAGTCTTGTTTCAGCTTTAGCTGCCTAAGGCTAATCCAAGCAAATAATCTGAGGAGATAGTGTTCTCTCTTCTCAGTGGTGGTGGTGAAGGAGCTGGTAATTTTGGAGCAGTAGGGGAGGGAGATGCTGTTGCTTGTATTTGGAGTTCTGACTCTGCTCAAGGAATATCTGTGGGTTGCTGCCTAATGGTGGGACAGACTCTGGGTTAAGGGCAGAAAATGTGAAAGAGTTTCGTGTGACGTAAACCTACACTGGGAAACTTTATCAgtacatttatttctcttcactGCTGGCCAAATACTTTGtagccctgcagccaggcagggccaaGTACACCCAAGCACTTCAAGGGGATGTACAACAGCTGTCCTTAGTTCCATGCTCTAGCAGATGCTTTTGTGAAGGTGCTACCTTTGGGTAAAAATCCCCACAGACCCAAACACAGACACATGTGAGTCTCCAATCTGTGTGCTCTTAGCCCTGGGCTCCACAGTCAGTCTGGAGAACATCCTTCCTCCTtgcccagcacctctggggcaGATAGTGGATGAAGTCTTGATGGTCTCTAAGTACATCTGAAGAGTAAGTTTGAGTTCACAGTGTGAGATATAAACTGCTGCAAAGCCCCAGCCATGTAGGAGATCTAACTTACCCAAAGTAACTactgtgtcactgtgtggaTGCTATTGTAAGGGAGGTGTTTACTGGCCATGGTAAAGTGTGTGGTTTTATGGAGTATTCTTCCCAGTTTGGAGGGGGAAGATAAAAAATCCAGGAGCAAAGGACGAAACAGAATCAACAGCTACAGAGGCCACACTCAGGACTGGAagagtgcagcacagcagagctcagaggaaTGGTCCTTGCAGCACACTTCATGCAGCCTCTCATCCCAGTAATGttgccctggcactggcagctgctTTAAGGCTGTGCAGTCTAAGCCACAGGAGCTGGAGTTCTGTCATAGTGTTTTGTGCTGGAATTACTTTTACTACATGGTTTTATCTCTTTTAAGCACAAGCTTCCTTTCACTGCCTGCTGGACATGCTGTGCCTTAGCCAGAGAAGGGATAACAAGGGTGGGGAAAGTGGGGAACTACTCAGGAGCAGACCAGGAGAGCAGACTGTTTTGCAACCATGCTTGTCTCTTCCCCAGAATGTGTGaactctgagctgctggaagagctgaTGTCATCTGAAGGTAAGTCTCAGAGTCTCCTGTCATGGTGTGGCCTTCCTGGGAGAAAGACCATGCTGTGTGACTTCACCCACTGGTAACCTTGTGACTGTAGACTCGTCCTCATCTTTTCTGGGCTCTGGACACAGACTCAGTTCTCACTGTCCTGCCAGTCCCTGAGAGAGGTGTGAGACCCAGGAGTCTCTTCAGTTCTGTGAGGCTGACTGAAGCCACCTCAAAGACTGTTCCTGtgaggtggctgtgctgctcagtgccattggcagctctcagctgggGTGGGAGTGCTGAGTTTTGTAACCAACCCTGGGCTTCTCTTTCCCCAGTGTTTGCTCCCTTGCTGCGCCTCTCCCCTCCACCTGGAGATCACGACTACATCTACAACCTGGATGAGAGTGAAGGTGTCTGTGACCTCTTTGATGTGCCTGTCCTGAACCTCTGACTTCTCAGTGCGGCTGTGAGCCCTGCAAACACGGACTGTTTTGTAACTCTTTGGAAAGTGTCTATTTTTGGATTCTTTTTGTGCTAGAGCTCAATGGCCGAGTCATTCAGAGATGCTCTCAAATGGACTCAGAACCAAGAGATGTGGACTTGCAGGCTGGGAGCCTCCCTGTAGTTTGCTTCTTCCTCTGGTGCACGTGCAAGATGCACGTGCAGCTTTCCCCCCGCATCTCTCCACTGGATCCTGGGCCTCACTTCAAAGGCTCTGTGTTTTGAGTGTTCCCAGTTCACTTGCAGAATTTGCCCACGTGCCTCTCTGAGCTTCCTCCAATCTGCATGCCTTGGTTTTTCCTGCACTCCCAGAGGCACTTTGCACCTCCTAGGTACCAGCTGCTACAAGGAGCCCCAATACCATGATCAGTTCACAAGCCCAGAGGTTGTTTGTTAGATTTCTTTGTGTTAGTGGTTCGGATTGGGGTAGTTTATTTCCAAAAGGcatcaagaggaaaaaaaaaaaggcaccaaagtgtctatttcttctatttctttcagTGACTTCAGACCAAGCTAGTATGTTTTacaaaaagcacttttttttagCCAGCTGTGCCTCCTAATGGGATTCAGGAGCTGAGTGCTCCTTGTAGGACCCAGGAGCACTGAGCCTTTCCCTGTTGGTGCATCAGCAGGAACGTTGGATCTGCTTTCACCAGCCTTCTgatgcacagccccaggggctccagctccttgtccagcagctgtgctgtttctACAGGGCTAAAGCAGAGGTGCTggtatggttttgtttttaatttttggttttgcctgACTGAAGAGATGTTTCAAAGGATAAGACTGCTTCAGCTGGTTCCTGTAAGGTACTCCAGGGACATCAGAGCCTGCTCATATTAGCAAATAGCTGGGTTTTTCCAATCATTGCACTTGAACTTGCAACTGTCTGAAAGGTGACCAAGCAGTTACAATTCAGTAGTATTTTGCTGTGACAGGTTATGTAGGTGTTGTCAAAATAGTGAGCTTTTTTAACCCCTTTTTCTCTCAGGATCAGGTTTTCTGTATATTTGAATTTGCTCCCTTAGTGCCCATACCCACACTCCCAGTTCCTGATCCTGTGGCAGGTCTTTACCTACTGCGATGCTTTCTCTGCATCATTTTTCCTCAACATTTTCTTCATTGCTTTGTAACGGAAGGTCTGCTGTTGGCTTCTTTAGGGTCATCAGCTGGTACCAGGCTGGGACCTTGTGCAGTTTAATTGGAGTAAAAATGTCCTTATGGAATTTGTATTGTATTTTGCAAGCCCCAACTTTGGGTTTTGGTCAGGTCCTGTGAGTGTCTTTAGTTTTGCACATCTTCCTGCCACCACAGGGGAAGCAGGTgtcctgcctttcctgctctgcagactGCTGAACAGAGAGCCAGGCCAGGCCatggctggctgctgcagatAGGGAGCTTCCAGCCGTCCACTTAAACAGCTGATGTTTAATTTCTCTGCGTAGCTGCTCACTGCCTGTGACCCACGCaaccagctgcagcaccagcactaaGGGATGTAAAGTATCAAGAGCCTGCAGAGGTGAGAAGAACATGTGCTTGGGACCTGTGTCTCTGGAGTGGCTCCTCAGGCCCTCTCATTTTGCATGGGACTCCTCCACAAGGACTGTTCATTTCTGCAGTAACAAAGCACTGGCAGCCTCTTTGGGGAAAGCATGAACAACTCAGGAGGAGCAATGGGACGCGAgtttggcagctgctgctggcaagaCAGCTGAGGTGTGAGAGCCCTCTGGGGGCTGAACTTCCAGCCTGCATGCTGCCTGTCCCTGAACCTTCCCCTCTCCACATGGAAGCTGACCAGAATCCCTTGGTCCTGCCTGTTCACAAGGCTCCGTGGCTTTGGTGTAGCTCGAGCTCTTCATGTACTGCCTGGCCCTTGCCCTCCTTCCCAGTGTTCATGTCCACCACCAGTTAGACGACCTCCCGAAAAGGATACCTAGAGAAAAATCTACAGTTGCAAATGAACTTTTGATTCATatataaagattatttttatactttttttttttttgcaagggaagaaaattgCCTGTCATATTTGTACAGAGTGTTCTCTGACGTGAATAAACAAAAACTTTCCAGAGTTTCTCACCttgccccagcctgtgcctcctctctgccctcGCCCAGGGGATGGGGTTCCTTTCCCGGCAGGaggccctgtcctgctgccGGAGGTGGGTCCTGGCACACCCGCGTCAGCTCAGGTGAGGGGGCCGggcctgcccggggctggggtGGCGGCGCAAGGCCTCGGTGCGGCGGCCGGGCCCTTCGTgaggggaggcggcggcggcggcaacAACCCGGAACTGCCGGCGGTGCGGAGCCGCCGCGGGAGCCATGCCGCCGCCCAAGGACGTGGTGAAGATCGCCATCCAGATGGTGGGAGCCATCCCGCAACTCATCGAGCTCCAGCAGGTACTGCCCGTGACCCCAGCACCCCTCCCCGCGTCCCCCGCCCCGGCTCACGGCCAGCCTCCCTCTCGCAGACCAAGCCGCTCGCCTCAGTGCTCAAGGACGTCTGTGATGCGTGAGTACCGCACTCGCTGCCCGCGAGTGGTGACAGCCCGTGACCGGGCTGCGGTGACCCGGTGGCTGCCGGCACCAGCCGAGCGGGGCTGTGACCGGCCGCCCCTGGCCGCAGGTGGAGCCTGCCCAACGCCGAGCGCTACGCCCTGCAGTACGCGGACGGGCGGCAGACCTACATCACCGAGTCGGTGAGACAccccccggcccccggccccgccgctgcaGCGCCCACCGGCTCACCGGCTCCTTCTCTCCTTACAGAACCGCAGGGACATTAAGAACGGGAGCATTTTACGGCTGACCACTTCCCCGGTACATCCCTCTGCCCCCCTGTCTCCTCTGCTGTGTGCTCCATGCCCCTGCAGTGGGGTGCTCCGAGCCCTCTGCCTCTGACTGCCTCTGTGACTTGAGCTCATGATGGCTCTTCTCTGTGCCTCAGACCCAGCAGAAATAACACAGGCAGGAGACATGTCTCAGCCTTCATTTTCCCTTGGCAGAGCTTGGGGGAgtttgaagagaaattaaatcatCTTGAAATGCTTCAGAAGTGGGGTTTACTACCAGTGGGGCCAACTCATCAAGTGTTCTTGGTGTCATGCCAGTTTGacctccatcctcagctccacCTGGTCTCTGCTCTGGtggctctgtttctctctccagctccttaCTGGGGCTGCTCTAGCCTGAGGCTCCTTCCAAAACTTGCACTTCAGCTCTTACAGCCACCTTCAAGCTTCTCACTCTTTCAATGAGCCCCTTTGGGTTGATTCTTTCCTTCCTGGTAGGACCAAGAAGCAGAGCAGTTGTATATCGGGATCCAGAGCAAGAATGTGGATGTGAAGACTGACTCACTGAAGAAGCTTGCAAGCCTCTCCCAGGATGTTACCTTTGCTCAAGAGTTCATCAGCAGGAATGGCTTGAAGCAAATCTACTCTATTGTAGAAGAAGGGAATGAGTTAGTATCAGGACAGGACTTTACTTGCAGTCCTTGACTTTTCTTCTCCCCTGCTAATGCTGCATGAGCTCCAAGCTGGGTGTTGGAGTGGACTCTGTGTTCCTGACTTGTTGATGCCTGTActgtggctgtgtccctgcatgctggcagccaggggaaGGTCCCCACAGATATGCAGTCCTGACTCCTTGTGAATGTGCCCAGACTTGAACCTTCCATCCCTTCTCTGGCTGGGTTATCTGTAGCCTCATGGGGTTTACTACCAGGAAACCTCTTGTGATCATCTTGGCCTCCAGTGCTGTTCCTCATTCCTGCCACCCTGAATGATCCCTCTGCCCTGAGGTTATAGCTTcaagagctctgcagggagcttgAGAAAACCCTGGTTGCCAAATACCACTGCCTGTGTGACTCTTCCAGGATGTGAtggtgcagctgctctgagctcctgtcACACAGAGAATGTGGAACCAGGCAATGCAGCACACGTTTCTTAGAAGTAGAGGGAGGGATATGGGGTGGGTCAGCTTTCCTGAGGGCTTGTCTGCAGTGATCTTTGTACCATGGTGATGCAGTTTCCAACTACTGAACTTGTCCTGCCTTGACTTCCTGGGCAAGTCAACTTCCTGGGATGACTAAGTGAAGTCTGTTTTCTTACCCAACAGtgtctttcctttctcctgctcaCTGCTCTCTTCCCTAGCTGTTTCTAACATGCCTACCAATATTCAACTGCAGAGACACCACCATAGGATGCAGCAGGGTATCTGGTGCCATCCTCACTGTATTTGTTCATTTGTCCCTCCAGTACAGGGGAGATGCTGGCTCATACCCTCAAAGCCTTCACAGAGCTGATGGAGCATGATTTTGTTTCCTGGGAAAATCTTAGTACAGTCTTCATCAAGAAAGTAAGAGTTTTCTACAATGTCCACAGTTTGTGCCTGTGGCATCCCTTGTTATCCTtgtgctccaggctcagcctgcCATTGACAGATGGTTTTGTGTCTCATAGATAGTGAGTTATGTCAACATGAATGCAGTGGATGCATCTatccagcagctctccttgTCTATCTTGGAGAATATGGTGCCTACCAGTCGCCTCCTCTACGAGGTGGTCAAAAAAGAAGTGACATTGGACCGACTTCTCACCCACCTGCAGGTGTAAGTGGAGAGGCTGGAGGACCATTTGTCCCCTCCTCAGAGCTGGTGACTCTCacatcctcctgctcttcctcccacaGGACAaatgcccagctgcagctgaaggccATGGCTCTGCTCATTGCGCTGCTGCTGAGCGCCACCAACGCCGAGCGGCGGGTGAGGGCCACCATGGCAGGGTGGTGGCATTGCAGAGTCAGGCACCACAGTGCCCCTGTCAGCGGggtgctctgctgagagccctcAGCTGTCAGGACTTTTTGTCTCAAATGACAGAAATGTCACAGTTGGTGGTGTCACAGTGGTTGTAATgacccagcccctggcacatCTGAGCTCTCAGGGTGGGCCCCCCCTGTGATGGGACCTTGAGCAGCTGGCTCctctgctgtggggtttgtgctcttTGGGATGGCAGGGCTGCAAGAAGTGCCCAGAGATGTTTAAAGTCTATGTCCTAATtctgcttcctcctttttttggggggaagtggtggtgtgctgagctggggaatGTCtcacagtcttttttttccctaggacATGATGGACTACCTGAGGGAGAAGAACATCAGGCAGTTTATCCACAAGGTGAGGAGCTGGGGTTATGCAAGGGTCTGCTTTGTGCTTCATTCTCTGTCCTTTCTCCCCAGGCCCTGTTCCCCTGAGCCCCAACCTTTGGTGACTGTGCTTGGCTGAGTTGCTTGTCTGCCCCATACCCCTTCCTTGAGAATGCCTatgggtgctgctctgctggcacccACGTGCCCAGGGTTGCACCCCCATCTGCCTGCAGTTCAGTGCACACAGATTTTGCCCAACCCCAAGATGAGTTTCCCACTTCCCAACACCCCTTTgagcagcaggatttggctGTTGGGTCCTGTGCTTGgactggaagcagcagcatggGGGAACCTTCTGTCTCATGATCTCCTGCAGAACATTATCCACAGCTCTGAGCCGCTGGGGGATGAGATGGCCCATTATCTTTACGTGCTGCAGTCTGTCAGCCTCAACTTGTGCGAGCATCGCATGAAAATGTCCATGGATCCCTACTCACAGGTCTGGGAGTACTCCCCTTGCAAGTCTGGTCTCTTCCACCTGTGGAAGTAGCTCACATTTGGGTGAACCCAACACATTTGGGTTTGCCCTGGGAGAACCTGCTCCTGTGGGGCTCACTGGcatcccctcctctcctctgtccCTCCAGGAGCAGCGGGATCTCCTCCAGTCCCTGCGCCAAACTGCTTTTGAGTCAGAGAGCGAGGCGCCTGCTGGCACCTTCAGCACCGAGCGCCGGCGATCCCTGTGCGCCAAGGAATTCCGCAAGCTGGGCTTCTTGGTGTGTTCCCCCTGCATCCCCCTGAGCCCCACGCTGGCTCCACCACATGGCCTTGGTGTCACCTTCTGATGGCTCCCTTAAGCCAGGTGTCCCTGTTGGTGCTGAGGGACCACCATGCAGTACCTCCCTTCTGCTCCCTCGGCACTCCTGAACAGCAAGTGCTGTGGAGTGCTGGGACTCAAAGGCAAACCCCATGGCTGTGTTGGGAAGACACTGTGCTtgaagaacaaagcagcagctgctaaaTTGCATCCTTTGTGTCGTCCTAGAACAACAGCAACCCAGCAGAGGATCTCCGCCGTGCCCCACCAGGACTCCTTGCTCTGGACAACATGGTGTATTTCTCCAGGAACACCCCGAATGCCTACAGCAGGGTAGGTGCTGTGGTCTCCCAGGGAAGTCCCTGGTGGAGAAGTTCTGGTGGATCTccaccttcttttcctttccttgtgaTCTGTCCTTGGCCACACCCAGGCAAGTGTCCTTGCTCTGTTTCAGATGGAGATGAGTCCTTCCTGTGGGTGGGAGAAGCCATTTGAAGCCAGTGCCTCTGAAGGGTCCCCATAATTTTTAAGGGTTTGCTCACAGCTTGGTTTCCAGGCCTTGAGCAAACTGGGGCAGTTTGGGCAAAACCAGCAGGGCATGAGCCATGCTCCAACCTGCAGTGCCTGTGACCAGCTCCCACACTGCCAcaagggaaggaggaggctggggctggattttgggaagagtGGGTCACTTGTGTCAGAGATGGCTTCACCTGTTGGGGGGACAGCTTGACTAGGAATGCAGGAGGAGCATGGCAAGTCTGACACTCACTGTTGGGGCAGCCCTCCAAATCCATGTAACGTGAGGTTATGTCCCTCTTCTCCAGTTCATCCTCGAGAACAGCAGCCGGGAAGACAAACACGAATGTCCCTTTGCTCGAAGCAGCATCCAGCTCACCCTGATCCTCTGTGAGATCCTGCACATTGGAGAGCCATGTACGTGTGCTCAAGCTtgtccttctccctgccctgctgcttgGGGAAcaagctgccagggcagggcactgcATCCATGTGGCCACAGGCTCTGGCATGGCTGACAGCATGGGAAGGGGATGTAGGGCCGGGAAATACCCAGGTTTCCCTGGACACTGAAATGCCCTGGAAAAACTGGGAAGTCTGGTTTCATCTGTCCTTCTCACCACAGGCTCGGAGACGGCTCAGGCCTTTTACCCTATGTTCTTCGGGCAGGATCATTTCTTTGAAGAGCTGTTCTGCATCTGCATCCAACTGGTGAACAAGACCTGGAAGGAGATGAGAGCAACCCAGGAGGACTTTGACAAGGTGAGGGGGGGATGCTTTTTCCCCGGATGGGAGTACAGatttagggatttggggagtgTTGCCAAACTGGAGTTGACGTCCCGGGCCTGGCAGGTGATGCAGGTGGTGCGGGAGCAGATCACCAGGACCCTGTCCCTCAAGCCCACgtccctggagctgttcaaGACCAGAGTGAACTCACTGAACTACAGTGAGATCTTGAAGCTGCGGCAGACGGAGCGGCTGCACCAGGAGGAGAcgctggctgtgcctgtgctgtgagtgggctgtgggcagggagtggggctgtgatgggggcctggggcagggacaaTGCTATGGGGCTGGGAGGTCAGTGAGTGCCTGCTGAAATGGCTGTGCTCCTCTTGTGCTGGCTCTCACCCCAGGGAGCTGCGGGAGAAGCTGAAGccggagctgctggagctgatcCGACAGCAGCGCCTGCTGCACCTCTGCGAGGGAACCCTCTTCCGCAAGATCAGCAGCCGCCGCAGGCAGGGTGGGTGCAGAACCCTGCTCCAGGGCGGGGGGCCTGGCGGGGGGGACAGAGGCTTATTCCCATGTCCCCTACCACTGGGGAAGTCCCAGTTAATCTGTGGGACTAGAATGCCCAACTCCCTGGACAGCTGGTATGAGCTGTCCCATGGGCTGGGAGAAATGGGGAGTGCTGATAAGGGGGGGCAGGTCCATGCCCCTTGGGAAGGGCATCTCTGCAAGGGGAGGCTGAGAATTTCTCATGGCTCTTCTGCTGCAGACAAGCTGTGGTACTGCCGCCTGTCCCCCAACCACAAGGTGCTGCACTATGGGGATGTGGAGGAGGGGGTGCAGTCTCCCCCCATCGAGAGCCTGACAGAGAAAAGTAGGTgatggagagaaagagagggtgggaaggagggaggggagcccTCTGATTACTTCTAGGTTAA contains:
- the ELMO3 gene encoding engulfment and cell motility protein 3 isoform X2: MPPPKDVVKIAIQMVGAIPQLIELQQTKPLASVLKDVCDAWSLPNAERYALQYADGRQTYITESNRRDIKNGSILRLTTSPDQEAEQLYIGIQSKNVDVKTDSLKKLASLSQDVTFAQEFISRNGLKQIYSIVEEGNDTGEMLAHTLKAFTELMEHDFVSWENLSTVFIKKIVSYVNMNAVDASIQQLSLSILENMVPTSRLLYEVVKKEVTLDRLLTHLQVTNAQLQLKAMALLIALLLSATNAERRDMMDYLREKNIRQFIHKNIIHSSEPLGDEMAHYLYVLQSVSLNLCEHRMKMSMDPYSQEQRDLLQSLRQTAFESESEAPAGTFSTERRRSLCAKEFRKLGFLNNSNPAEDLRRAPPGLLALDNMVYFSRNTPNAYSRFILENSSREDKHECPFARSSIQLTLILCEILHIGEPCSETAQAFYPMFFGQDHFFEELFCICIQLVNKTWKEMRATQEDFDKVMQVVREQITRTLSLKPTSLELFKTRVNSLNYSEILKLRQTERLHQEETLAVPVLELREKLKPELLELIRQQRLLHLCEGTLFRKISSRRRQDKLWYCRLSPNHKVLHYGDVEEGVQSPPIESLTEKIPVADMKMLLVGKECPHTKEKSSGKQNKDVLELAFSIVHDVEEYCLNFIAPTRYEFCLWTDGLNVLLGKEMTSERTQTDLDVLLSMELKLRLLDLENISIPDNPPPIPKPPSNLNFCYDFSHAEQ
- the ELMO3 gene encoding engulfment and cell motility protein 3 isoform X1, yielding MRATQEDFDKVMQVVREQITRTLSLKPTSLELFKTRVNSLNYSEILKLRQTERLHQEETLAVPVLELREKLKPELLELIRQQRLLHLCEGTLFRKISSRRRQDKLWYCRLSPNHKVLHYGDVEEGVQSPPIESLTEKIPVADMKMLLVGKECPHTKEKSSGKQNKDVLELAFSIVHDVEEYCLNFIAPTRYEFCLWTDGLNVLLGKEMTSERTQTDLDVLLSMELKLRLLDLENISIPDNPPPIPKPPSNLNFCYDFSHAEQ